From a single Pantanalinema sp. genomic region:
- a CDS encoding 5'-deoxyadenosine deaminase: MQRSTTLFTNARLVTMNARRDVLRADLLVENGRIAGIGPGLAAPADAEVIDCQGLTLIPGLIQTHIHLCQTLFRGLADDLLLLDWLKDRIWPFEGGHDPDSLETSAYLGIAELLRGGTTTIVDMETVHHTDRAIRAIERSGIRAHVGKVMMDAGGGVPESLMEGTHDSLSESIRLLEKWHGADEGRIRYAFAPRFAVSCTEELLRKVGEAARHFGVLVHTHASENQDEIALVMNERGKRNVAYFEHLGLAGPNLLLAHCIWLDEAEKEILARTGTKVLHCPSSNLKLGSGIAQVPDLLSRGIHVSIGADGAPCNNNLDGFQEMRMAALIQKPIHGPTSMPAPQVFALATLGGARAIGQEHELGSLEVGKRADVVAVALTGSHVVPSTEENVYSQLVYAARTTDVRMTMVDGRMVYRDSQLLTFDEAAVLAEVPQALDRVLKRVGAAGSLLSSGVR; this comes from the coding sequence ATGCAACGGTCCACCACCCTTTTCACGAACGCACGCCTGGTCACCATGAACGCGCGGCGCGACGTGCTGCGCGCGGATCTCCTGGTCGAGAACGGCCGGATCGCCGGGATCGGCCCCGGGCTCGCGGCTCCGGCCGACGCCGAGGTGATCGATTGCCAGGGTCTCACCTTGATCCCGGGCCTCATCCAAACGCACATCCACCTCTGCCAGACCCTCTTCCGCGGCCTGGCCGATGACCTGCTGCTGCTCGACTGGCTCAAGGACCGGATCTGGCCCTTCGAGGGCGGCCACGACCCCGACAGCCTGGAGACCTCCGCCTACCTCGGAATCGCCGAGCTGTTGCGGGGCGGCACCACGACCATCGTGGACATGGAGACCGTTCACCACACCGATCGCGCCATCCGCGCCATCGAGCGCTCGGGGATCCGCGCTCACGTGGGCAAGGTCATGATGGACGCGGGGGGCGGGGTGCCTGAAAGCCTGATGGAGGGCACCCACGACTCGCTGAGCGAGAGCATCCGACTGCTCGAGAAATGGCATGGGGCCGACGAAGGCCGCATCCGCTACGCCTTCGCCCCGCGCTTCGCGGTCTCGTGCACCGAGGAGCTGCTGCGCAAGGTCGGGGAGGCGGCGCGCCACTTCGGGGTGCTGGTCCACACCCACGCCTCCGAGAACCAGGACGAGATCGCCCTGGTCATGAACGAGCGCGGAAAGCGCAACGTGGCCTACTTCGAGCACCTGGGCCTCGCCGGCCCCAACCTGCTCTTGGCGCACTGCATTTGGCTGGACGAGGCCGAAAAGGAGATCCTGGCCCGAACCGGCACCAAGGTGCTGCACTGCCCTTCCTCCAACCTGAAACTGGGCTCGGGCATCGCACAGGTCCCCGACCTGCTGTCGCGCGGGATCCACGTGTCGATCGGCGCGGACGGCGCGCCCTGCAACAACAACCTCGACGGCTTCCAGGAGATGCGCATGGCGGCCCTCATCCAGAAGCCGATCCACGGCCCAACCAGCATGCCGGCCCCCCAGGTCTTCGCGCTCGCCACCCTCGGCGGGGCGCGGGCCATCGGCCAGGAGCACGAGCTGGGCAGCCTCGAGGTGGGCAAGCGCGCGGACGTGGTCGCCGTCGCCCTCACCGGCTCGCACGTGGTGCCGAGCACCGAGGAGAACGTCTACTCGCAGCTCGTCTACGCGGCCCGCACGACGGACGTTCGGATGACCATGGTCGACGGGCGCATGGTCTACCGGGACTCGCAGCTGCTCACCTTCGACGAGGCCGCCGTCCTGGCCGAGGTCCCCCAGGCCCTGGATCGCGTCCTGAAGCGGGTCGGCGCTGCTGGCTCCTTGCTCTCGT
- a CDS encoding DMT family transporter, producing the protein MNPQLMPIAILVLVAIGWGQGFPLVQIALQELTPFEAILLRLGIAAIALTPFLFVHRRSLKGLSAKTLGLVALLGLIGLAGFNLFATIGQGMGTPAGITGVLVSSSPIFTAILARYVSKERVPTRRKISLLISFAGVVLVTASTGLAGGGSPLAVLIILIAPLCTALASVLSQFISKQLPPLFSTALAMWIATLAMLPAVPMPRLSALASGLSPTTWGAMLVLALFSTAFSYAGWYWGFSKLPAAKAGAFAYLVPVFGLAGSFAMLGERPDPIQWVGIAIVFVGMAMDLMRRPVASESAPSAATL; encoded by the coding sequence GTGAACCCTCAACTCATGCCGATCGCCATTCTCGTCCTGGTGGCGATCGGTTGGGGCCAAGGCTTCCCCCTCGTCCAGATCGCCCTCCAGGAGCTCACCCCCTTCGAGGCCATCCTCCTGCGCCTGGGCATCGCCGCCATCGCCCTCACCCCGTTCCTCTTCGTTCACCGCCGCAGCCTCAAGGGGCTCTCCGCCAAGACCCTCGGCCTCGTCGCCCTGCTCGGCCTGATTGGCCTGGCGGGCTTCAACCTGTTCGCGACCATCGGCCAGGGCATGGGGACGCCGGCCGGGATCACCGGGGTCCTCGTCTCGAGCAGCCCCATCTTCACCGCGATCCTCGCCCGGTACGTGTCCAAGGAGCGGGTCCCGACCCGCCGCAAGATCAGCCTGCTCATCTCGTTCGCGGGCGTCGTCCTGGTCACGGCGAGCACCGGCCTGGCCGGCGGCGGCTCGCCGCTCGCCGTGCTCATCATCCTCATCGCCCCCCTCTGCACGGCCCTCGCCTCCGTGCTCAGCCAGTTCATCAGCAAGCAGCTGCCGCCCCTCTTCAGTACCGCACTGGCCATGTGGATCGCCACGCTCGCCATGCTGCCCGCAGTGCCGATGCCGCGCCTGTCGGCCCTTGCATCCGGCCTGTCCCCGACGACCTGGGGGGCGATGCTGGTGCTGGCCCTTTTCTCGACGGCCTTCAGCTACGCCGGCTGGTACTGGGGCTTCAGCAAGTTGCCTGCCGCGAAGGCCGGGGCCTTCGCCTACCTGGTGCCCGTCTTCGGGCTCGCGGGCTCCTTTGCCATGCTCGGCGAGCGCCCGGATCCGATCCAGTGGGTCGGGATCGCCATCGTCTTCGTCGGCATGGCCATGGACCTGATGCGCCGCCCCGTCGCCAGCGAATCCGCCCCGAGCGCGGCCACCCTCTGA